The Carassius auratus strain Wakin unplaced genomic scaffold, ASM336829v1 scaf_tig00216070, whole genome shotgun sequence genome contains a region encoding:
- the LOC113097024 gene encoding uncharacterized protein LOC113097024 — MEGDSVTLKTDDKQRYDKIEWRFGEERIAGIKEVNGTYYDEVWRFRGRLQLNHTGSLTIRNTTTEHTGVYHLSINIGSAEITRSYRVTVYAPLPIPVIFIYTLQSSLSSERSSRIFLCSVVNVRHVTLSWYKGNSLLSSISESDLNISLSLPLEVEYHDKNIYSCVVNNPIRKQTRHLSNTELYWLGSDSVHCCGTAEAVIRLVVTALMSVAAVAAIVVLVYDIKSRTEEKRTNINLGHRSDKI; from the exons atggagggagattctgtcactctaaagACTGATGATAAACAGAGATATGACAAGATAGAGTGGAGGTTTGGAGAGGAGCGAATCGCCGGAATAAAGGAAGTGAATGGTACATATTATGATGAGGTTTGGAGATTCAGAGGCCGACTGCAGCTGAATCACACCGGCTCTCTTACCATTAGAAACACcacaactgaacacactggagttTATCATCTGAGTATAAACATTGGAAGTGCAGAGATAACCAGGAGTTACAGAGTTACTGTGTATG CTCCTCTGCCCATTCCAGTAATCTTCATTTACACTTTACAATCTTCTTTATCATCTGAAAGATCATCGAGAATCTtcctgtgttcagtggtgaatgtgaggcatgtgactctctcctggtacaaaggaaacagtttattgtccagcatcagtgagtCTGATctcaacatcagtctctctctacctctggaggtggaatatcacgATAAAAACATCTACAGTTGTGTAGtgaacaatcccatcagaaaacAAACCAGACATCTCTCCAACACTGAACTCTACTGGTTAGGTTCAG ACTCTGTCCACTGTTGTGGCActgctgaagctgtgatccgattggtcgtcACAGCTCTGATGAGCGTGGCTGCTGTGGCTGCCATTGTtgttctggtttatgacatcaaatCCAGAACAGAAGAGAAAAGAACAAACATCAACTTAGGCCACCGATCAGACAAAATTTGA